The window gggGTGAGTTAGGCCTTTGTTTACACCTTTCTTCTAATGTACCAACTGATAATTCTACGCCAATCAAGATTGTAAAAATGCTAGGCGCTAGTTGGGCGGACATGACCCTCAAAGATTAATCGAGAATTAGTTGGGGACTAATCGAGAATTAATCatgtttgtattttttttttgtatattttatttattaatcaacaaataattatataaattcaattaatatgtattatactatctaaaaccaatagtataaaattatttaatatagaaaaacacgtcTATTTGGAATATTTGCCTTCACCTAAGAACCGGAAACTCTTGATGAAGAAGCTTCTCCAATCGTACCAAAACCTCCCTAAACCATCGTAggatccataaaaaaaatttcctgGAATTAGTAATTAggaaattattattaattaatacttAAATTCAAAGATCTCCGATCATCAGCAAGTTGATTCCTCTTCCTTTGATTCCGCATTCGGAAACGACGTAGATTATATCATGCGTCGAGAGAAAAGAGGGGAAAAGGTCTAATATTGggtaagagaaaaaaaaattagaaaaaaatatattttccgaTGTTTGCTTATAACATCGAAAAACGGAAAGATTTGATTTCAAAATAGTAATAAGAATGAAGTATGACTCTAAaagtttagaaaaatattttattctctaaatttttttatatatttttctatcgATTAACTTTCAAATTTTCTGATGACTTATTTTTCTAAGTAAACAAATattcaaaaactaaaaaaatatttttctacacAATATTTTCCGACAAACAAATGAAGCCTTAATCTTCCATAACTTTCacgtgtgtatatatatatatatgtaaaacaaatgaatctttataatacatatttttttgtaaatatagtcctatattaatatttacatttttttttctttacatTGAATAGATTAACAAGGTAAAAAATATTACAGATAATCAACCTAAAATACAAAGGGGGTTTGCTCGTGTAAAATCTAAAATTGTGATGATTGAACAGTCTTTTGTGCTTATTATGAATATATGGTGTCATGTCTTCATTCCAATTTAATAATACCTGTGAGTACAACAATATTTCATCAGTAAATATAGATTGTGAAAACATTAGTAAATATTCTAATTGTATctcattaatttatttttatttttattttcatttttaagaatattacTGCATCAATTTTACTTAATTTAAAAagctccagcccccttaacttgtccaaattggtcattttacccctccaactcatcaaatgtcctatttaccccccttaactccataaaaatggtatttctcaccctcttaacttgtccaaatttgtcattttgccccttctcaactcattgaatatcctatttacctccttaacaccataaaagtggtatttctcaccacttatgatcttatttactctcttaattccataaaaatggtatttcctatctctttatagtagtaaaaaaagttgaaaagagaaagaacgaataaaaaaatacaaataacaagaacattaatataaacaaattaaatacattatatgtaaggataatgtaccaaattaggcctataatttttggggaagtatcaatttaggttccacttacaaaaatagcataaatataggtttaacgtttaaaaaaagttatcaatttagacttcgataacggatttaagaggtgaaaaataccacttttatggagttaaaggggtaaatagaaattatatgagttggggggataaatggacaagttgagggggtgagaaataccacttttatggagttaagggggtaaataggacattcgatgagttgagggggtaaaataaccaatttggacaagttaagggggctggagaagcattatgccattttaaaaaatttgattttattttgtaatatatatatattacaggCCAAAGAGAATCCATACTTACCACAGGCAACTCTGTCACCAGCATTACCAGTGGTCTTGCTAAGTTGATTTCCTCCTGCAAATATAATGCAACATGTCAAAAACAACATCCACGCCTATTCACGAGTCTATTCAGTTCTTACAAACTTCTGTTTCACAAGTTTGAGTatggacatgtatattcaaCACTAGATCcaatatttttttaacaaaaaattcCTCAACATTTTAAATGgattttttctcaattttttttgtttgcgaAAGCATTTAACCATTCAAATTAACATTAGTAGACCCAATAAGTTTATTaagcatatatatttaatatttgatcCGATCCAATGAAAACCAAAATATGAAATGAGTAGGATTTGAAATAGAttaaaagtaatgattttattaatttgatataattaaaaattaggacttgacataattgtagatagtttttCAAATATGAGTTTACATGTAAATTTctcttttatgtttatacatatgCAGGCCAAGATTGGATTTAAGGAATTAAGCCCGGCCCAGACACTAATTGAGCTTGGCCCGAGCAGGCCTAATAAGCAAAATGTATGTTCAAAACTGATATTTAGATAGTGGGCCTGGACAAGATGAGCGGTATATGTCCACGGAGAACatctatgattttttttttttggataaaacataacttattattatcttaaaTCAGAAGATAGAACATCAAGTATAAACGATGGTGGACAAGCCCACTCACCACGAACAGAACTAGAAGTAACAGCCTTAGCAAGACTATGGTAATCGAACACTCACAAATAACATCAGACAAATAtgataatcgaatgttttgatgtTGAATATCCAGAACCACCGCTAAACAATCAGATTGAAATTCGACGGAATTAGTTATATGCGaccctgatttttttttttttttagatatttCATTAGATTTTGGAATTtgattaaaataatttattatgttaaatttgtttaaaatcagcaattgatttttttaaaattattataatgATTTACTAGTTGCGTAGTTAAGAGGAAATAATACCTTTGCCAAGGTCATCAGGAGCAGCATGAACCACGACAACCCTTCCTATAATGGTATATGTGCCATATAGAGGAatgtttttgtcttttattgtaaAGTTAGCTGTGCCTGTCCCACcatttttatttatctattatTAGCTACTTAAATATTAGTAAAACAGAAGAAGAAGTGGATATATATATTACCATCAGCAGCAACATTGAAATTTCCGAGATCACCAGCATGAACATTATCATCATTAGGACCACCATGCTCTTTCCCTAGTGGGTTAAAATGTGGCCCTACATTTCCATTATTCACATTTTATCCTTTCGTTTAGGATACCGTGCAAAAATATTATACGTTAAATAGTCATAAATCTTATATCAATTTTAATGTATGTTATGCTATCATTCATTAACAacgtataaatatatatatatatatataatattagaaaagtaTTTCATATATACATGCATTTTTTATTGGGATGGAAAAGAGTAccagatatatatttttttaacttttttaaacaaattcacgTGTCTCTAATCTGTTAGTGATAAATGATAGTTTAAAAAACATGACAAAGTCATGTGTGCCATGTATATATTACACATTTTAGTGCTCATCTGTAAGGTTGTGCATGCATTGACACAATTTGTTATCAAAAGACTAACTGGGCGAGTGATAGTGAGATATTGTAAGCCCTCACTATGTTAGATGTACTCATCACTGCTAGAATGAGGCCGTACAATGGGTTATGGAGAGATTTGTAGTGGTAGTTATAGAAGTCTAACAAAGTTTGCTATTTTCCCTTTTGACTCGTTCTAATAGCTCTTGATGATATTTCATGTGAGACAAGGCGGAGACAGAGGGAGGTTTGGGGGCCCTAGGCTCCCTCCAACCGTCAAAATTATCTCTACTATGGATGGTTTCAGCCCTTTGGTGGTTGGAATTATCCCTACTATTGATGGTTTCGGCTCTGTATTTTCAACAAATTAAAGTTCATATTTTCAATTACACTGATAGTTGaattaattttacccttaagTTATTTGCAATGTTAACAATCAACAGcatttttactcttaacgtttttaaacgttaagagtaaaGTTAATCCAATGGAGAAATTGCAGTATTTTGgacgttaaaaataaaattactctaGTTGGGAATAATTTTATACTTTATTCTATTTATTTCGTTATATTTTGGAGGAAGAAAAAGCATAATCCcaatttgatttaaaaaaattgaaaaaaaagaaagaaagtatGAAAGCATTTgaaataggcttaatatatcagttGTTCtttgaacttatccaaaaagtttgattgattcCAACTTAGATAGTGTCTTATTAggcccctaaacttgcttaaagtatcATTATTAAGTCTCTAAATCTATAAACAAAAAGTTAATTTCTTTTAAAGACTTAGAATCACGAATTAGACctttattttgaagttttaaatttttttaacgaTTTAGATAAATTATAATgtatatcattttaaacaaatttaaaggACAAATGAATTACTGTAAGTAAGTTTAGAAACTCAAtggatcactttaaacaaatttagatAGCCAATAGATTATTTTAATCAAATACCAGCGGCCGCGCAGCCATTTGATATGTCTCCGGTAGCATGAACATGGACCCCATGAAGGCCTGGCTTCAGCCCTGAAATGCTTCCAATTATAGTGGTCGGGcctgaaaaattaaaataaaaaagaagttaTAGATATAAAGGAATTTACACAACTAACTAAAACAAGAATAAAGGTAAAAAACAAATGTTTTTTCTACATGTATATTATAATTCtacttaataattaaaatagtaaatttttttataatatatgtaggtTAATATTATACATAGCAATATATGTATAGAATATCCTTCATTTGACATGTAATGATTTCTTCATAACTTGGCATAATTttggaaagatcaattttatTTCATCGGGTCTAATCTTATCTTATTTGTGTTTctgtagaaaaaaaaaatcaaaataagcTAGAATTTATATCATAGGGGTAGAAAACAGAATTGATATTTCTACTATGTGAGCAATATTGGATTGTTTCGTAAAATTTATTTTCTCCAATATTAAGGACAAACTCTTATCCTATTTACATATACACTAGAATAATATAAtatcaaaattaaatttttaatgttttaatttaacaACAATTTGTCTCTTATTTTTATATGAGAGTTTCAATGCTTTAGTGTCGAATATTCTTAAGAAAAAATAACCATGGTACGATCAAGAAAATATAAATCGAAGTAGTAAGgtaattatattcattggcgTCGATTTCATACGTAAACTTATATTTAACATGTgaattatcttaatttttacACATAAGCATAAGTGATTTTTGGAATAATTAGCACAGACAATCATATAAGTTTCGATAATTGAAAGAGTGGAAATTACCTTTAGGTTGTTGGTTGAAATTGACGATCCCTTTGACACCTGGTTTTGTGCTACTAAGAACAGCAACTGCTTTCACCACTTGTGATTCAATTCCACTAAATAAACCTAtcaaccaattttttttattattattattcttgtttaggaataaattataaatatttacatGACGTTTTAGGAAAGCGtagatatatttttaatataaaaaatagtaaaattttgTTTTCAACGTTACTAATATGGAACAATTTTGGACCACCTTTTAAGGCGGCACTATATCCCATCTCTTCCTTACCTTCACCTCTAGACTCGGGTAAGAAGTTCGTTTATGGATTCCATTACTACGGcccaaaattatttatgtattgttATTTGAATAAATTATACACATGATCACTCAACTTCACTCTTACTAACATGATGACCAAATCAATTTTAAAACCAGACATAAAACTCACTCAATTTTACTCTTTactatcataaaaaaaaaacttttatgaAAGTAAATAACATTAAAGATCgtttttagaaagaaaaaaaacacattAAAGATCGTTTTTTTGtctgaaaattaaaaagtcggAAATAAAATATGTTTAGAACTACATTTCACatgaatataaattttaattttcaaaatcacCATTTCCAGGAGATTTCTTTCTCCAAATAACcatcttaaattttttttaccaaacaaaacctaaataactttaaaactaaaaagttcAAGAGttatagttatttagaatatcattTTCACCAGCTCTAGAACGAATGGATATCCGTTATTAGAATGGCCAAATGTTAAACGACTTTTACattaataaatgataaaatcgAATGACTTTTATATTCGATTTTAAATTCGAGTGGCCATCAGGTCAATAAAGGTAATATATGTAATTTACACTTTGTTAAAACATTAAGAAAAAAGTTTTATCATTTGAAGATTAAAAAGTaaaagctaaagagaaagaattaGTATTTAAGAAAAAAAGGAACTTACAAGATGAAGAAACTAATATGGCTAACAAAAAAGCAAGGTTGAAGgaatttttcttcatttttattgaattgaatatttttttctttaatttggaAACATTTATAGTTAAAGCAAAGGATGACAATAAGAGAAGTGGTAGCCAAGAATAAATACATGGATAATCTTACTCTAACCAAAGTTTGTTTACTATAAATAATCCAAATGAATTTTAACTATAGTTAAAATAGGACTTTCAAAAATTGAAATCAACCATAGTCATGAATTAAATTGGTGAAAagtgaaaagtgaaaattgtGATCCAAAATATTAATAGCTACTAAAATTCTGCTATAAATAGATCCTCTCATTTAGACCTAaatttatacttatttattttgaaacaaatgtatatttacatttgaaatttgaaatatagtttattatttaagtatatttaAAAAACTTAATATCTCCACTACCCTGAACTTATCTCATTTTGTCACTTAATTTCTTCTACTTAGTGGTCATTGAAAAAAAATGTCTTGAAAGATGTACTCAGTGACATGCAGACAACATGAGTTAAATGTACaataagtttttaattaaagGAGCGGATAGGATAACCACTAAGTGGAATGAGTAAGTGATGAGTAAGTGATAAATctaccttaggattctaataaacctagatctaatggtgaatgagcaaattctacttacttattaaggtgcatgtgatcaagactgtccACTAATAAGTGGAATAGCTAAGTGACAAAATAAGATCAGATCATCAAGCGGTTGAGGTATCATGCCCACTTTCaatcaaaaaaaattagaaaaaaaatgtggttttttATGTGCTTTATTTTTGGCTTAATGCATCATTTGCCTCAATTTATCCAAAATGCTTAATTGGCCTCTAAACTTTCAAAATGCTCTAATAACTCCCTCAACTTACATAAGATGTTCAATTAACCCCCAAAAGTTATGTAAAAATGtcatcaattaatcactcggttgtaaactGTATACGAAAAATGTGTTGCACATTCTTTgtaatattattacataattcacataataaaaaaattaaaaatgaatttcttaCTTAACTGTGAAATttgttttctctaatattagaagaGCATACTCTGACCTtaatcgttttacttttttctaAGACAGTACTATACATCttcaatatttaatttaatatttttttatgcaAATTGAGAAGACTATCAagatattttgaaagttcagagagatcaatcaagttttttgaatAAATTCGAGgtgcaaatgatatattaagtctttatttttatttttattttggtgaaCACAGAAACAACAAAAAGAACACAGCAAAAGGAGAAGAATATAAAAGTACTATTTAGATAGGTTAAGCTAAACTTGAGAATTCTTTAGAGCACTTCTAATGGGTGTATTTTAGTTGTTATTTTACTGTTGAAAGTTGTTAGAAGGGATGCTAATCAGGTGGCTCATGAACTTGCTAAGTGAGGAGCTTTGCTTACTGAACCAATTATTCTTATGGAAGAAGTGCCtagctttattttatcaattgtaaacCTGGATAGTTTTTGATATAATATGAGttcttgttataaaaaaaaaaaaaaaaaaaaaaattagagtagAAGTACCTAAAATTGGTAAACCAACTTTGGTAAAAGTACCTAAAATTAGAGATTGAATACTACGGATGCATCATATTGAAGACCAAGGAGACCAAGAAGAGTTGCGTGTGTTGAACACACCAGGAATAATTACAGATTTACTCCCATTTAAATTACTATTTTACTCCCAATAATGGAATAATTACTTATTcagtctaaattttttaattacaaaaatattaaaGTGACAAACACTCTAGTGggatataatttttaaatgttatttataaCTATCTGGCATTAAGAGTTTGTTAACAGCACATCTTTAATGGTGTAAACATTTCTTTGATGCCACCTAAGCCAAAGAGTAAACATAGAAAACATACCACTAGAGGAGATAACTTATTGAAAATTTTGTGAAGTGAAAAGAAATTATATGAggtcaaaaaaataattaattaataaaactggATTAGAAAGAATATTTAACCAAAAAGCAGCATCTCAATTTTTGTTGAATTGCAGGCGCCAGACACTCCATCTCTGACACCTGCAATACAGGCAGCAGCCTCTGGCGCATGCATGATGTTAACTTCcctatttttattttcactCTACCCTTCTGTACACTTCCTATTTTGTTAACAAACTAATTTTGTATATAACCTCTCTAATGGTTATCTACTCCCATTTCACTGAAAACACATCCAAAAATGAACCACTGGACTTGCTCTTAAGCCCCACACTGAACTAGGCATTTTAGAATTAGGCCTGAATCAGACCTGAATCAGCCCACAAACAGATCACTAGAGCCAGACAAAATAGAGTTTGAACAAAGCAAAAACAGCCAAACAGCAAAAAGTTCGCTTTTGATAGATCAACAAGGTACAGAATATTTCAGATCACAAAACCAAACCAGCCTAAAAGTACACTGTGGTTCGCTCTTTTATTCCAAAAAGTTCTAAATCTCAGTCACACTCACTTAATGCTGTCATGAGGCTAATAGCTACTATTCAACAGCCTTTTGTGTTTATTCTGAATATCCCCACCAGAGAGAAGCCTTTTCATCCTTGTAAACCAATAATACCTGCACAACAATGTTTCAAGAGTAAACATCCACTCACATATAGATCGACACATGGACGAAAACCAATTATAATAACTTTTATCTGTATTTCCAACCAAGGATGAACATTTTATACCAATGAACAAAGAcaaatgaatattttttattgttttttttatatgcaGCCTATGAAATCCACACTCACCACATGCTACTCTGCCGCCGGCATTTCCAGTGCTCTTGCTAAGTTCATGTCCTCCTGGAAAAAACAATGTTCAATGAGATGGGAAGATTTGCTTGAGCGTAGTAAAGGACTAAAAAGTAGAATATGTAATGCAGGAAAATAGCTTATTCTCTTGTAGTTGTTGGCACATTGAGGACACAATATATGGAACTCACTTTTCTTAGAACTACCACTACAAAGCAGCAATTAAATAGAGACTTGAAAATAATGTCTCCAAGCTaagaactgaaatattaccCTTGCCAAGATCATCAGGATCTGCATGAACTACAACTGCCCTTCCTATAATGGAATTGGGGCCAGTTAGAGGAATCTGCTTGTCAACTATTGTAAAGTTTACTGTGCCTGCTCCATGAAATAAACAAGCATCACTAAGCAAGAAAGGAATATAATATAAAGCAAAATGTTTTCCTTATGAACAATTTCTTTATTGCCAGGTGACATTTCAGTTCTTTATAGAAACATCTAATAAAATGAACGAACAA is drawn from Euphorbia lathyris chromosome 9, ddEupLath1.1, whole genome shotgun sequence and contains these coding sequences:
- the LOC136206049 gene encoding superoxide dismutase [Cu-Zn]-like, which codes for MKKNSFNLAFLLAILVSSSCLFSGIESQVVKAVAVLSSTKPGVKGIVNFNQQPKGPTTIIGSISGLKPGLHGVHVHATGDISNGCAAAGPHFNPLGKEHGGPNDDNVHAGDLGNFNVAADGTANFTIKDKNIPLYGTYTIIGRVVVVHAAPDDLGKGGNQLSKTTGNAGDRVACGIIKLE